In Capricornis sumatraensis isolate serow.1 chromosome 6, serow.2, whole genome shotgun sequence, the genomic window TTGGCAGGAAGAACCTCAGGCTCCTGGGCCAAATGAGGAGACTCTCCCCTCGCTTCTGTCTGCAGGACAGAAAAGACTTCGCTTttccccaggagatggtggagggcgGCCAgctgcaggaggcccaggccatCTCTGTGCTCCACGAGATGCTCCAGCAGAGCTTCAACCTCTTCCACACAGAGCGCTCCTCTGCTGCCTGGGACACCACCCTCCTGGAGCAGCTCCGCACTGGACTCCATCAGCAGCTGGACGACCTGGACGCCTGCCTGGGGCAGGTGATGGGAGAGGAAGACTCTGCCCTGGGAAGGACGGGCCCCACCCTGGCCGTGAAGAGGTACTTCCAGGGCATCCGTGTCTACCTGCAAGAGAAGGGATATAGTGATTGCGCCTGGGAAACCGTCAGAGTGGAAATCATGAGATCCTTGTCTTCATCAACCAGCTTGCACAAAATGTTAAGAATGATGGATGGAGACCTGAACTCACCTTGATATGGCTCTCACTGACTAAGATGCGACATCACCCTTGTTCTCACCTATAGTCCTTTCAGAAGACTCTGAATTCTGCTTTAATCacaaaatttattaaattaattcaaCCAGTTCTTTGTCGGTAGTAGGAACTAAATGTATTCAGCTTAAGGGGATTCAGTCCTAAGCCATGACTGCACTgatgttatttattatttgtttgcttatttatttagttatatttattcttttatctccttatatttattttctcatataaaagATT contains:
- the LOC138080883 gene encoding interferon omega-1-like — translated: MAFVLSLLMALVLVSYGQGGSLGCDLSQNFVLVGRKNLRLLGQMRRLSPRFCLQDRKDFAFPQEMVEGGQLQEAQAISVLHEMLQQSFNLFHTERSSAAWDTTLLEQLRTGLHQQLDDLDACLGQVMGEEDSALGRTGPTLAVKRYFQGIRVYLQEKGYSDCAWETVRVEIMRSLSSSTSLHKMLRMMDGDLNSP